The Sporosarcina sp. Marseille-Q4943 genome includes the window GCATCCCTGATAGGAAGGATCCTCGCAATCGAAAAAACGGGTTGAAGACGTTATTTGCGACAAAAGGCTTTACGGTCATCATGGTACTTGCAATTCTATTGCAAGGCGCCCATGCTTCGTACTACAATTACGGCTTTCTGTTCCTCGATGACTTGGATGTCAATGGATTCTACATCGGAATCATTTTGAATATCGCTGTTTTGTTCGAAATCCTATTTTTCGCAAAGGCGGATCGTTTCTTGACCGACATGCGGATATCGACGATGTTCCTCATTGCAGCAGTCGGATCGACGGTGCGATGGGTGCTCGTCTTCTTATTTCCAACAGCATTCGTTTTCATCGCGACACAGCTATTGCATGCCGCATCGTTTGGAATCGCCCATTATGCGTTCATCCAATATATATCGAAAAAGCTTCCAAACTCGCAGATTGCTGCGGCCCAAGGGTTTTACGCCGCATTCGCTATGAGCTTAAGCACTGCCATCTTGACGTTTCCGGCAGGCTTCCTATATGAGATTTCACCGGGAACCGCATTTTTAGGAATGACTGTCTGCTCCATCCCTGCCATCTTCATCGTACTCGCAACCCGCAAACGGTTGGCTTATTAATATCTACCATGTTCTCCGCTCGCGGGGAACATTTTTTATTATAACTGTTGATTTTCACTACAGGCGGACGCTTTCCGCGGGCGAGGCTAAGCCAATCGAACAGCGAAGGGTTCGATTTGCCGTATTTCTGCGCTTTTTGCAGAAATTAAGGCATCCTCAACCTGCTCCCAACGCTACCGCTTTTGCTCCCTTAGGGTCGCAGAATACAATGCTCGCAAAAGCCGTTCTTCGTTACGGCTTTCGCAGGAGTCGCCGCCTTTCGCTACAATCAACGAAGCCTCCATAAGCAAGAAATATTAAAATACAATAAGCAATAGCACAACGACAAACGAAATGGCGAACAGGATGGATAAATAGCGCATCCATCTGGACTCCTTGTCAAACCCTTGCTCCTTGAACGATTTCGCCCTCGAGGCGTTCGTCAAGGTGAAAAGCGCCATCATCGTCAAGACGGCAAAATCTAACTTACCCCTGACGACAAAAAATAATGTCACGACTCCTAACAAAACGATGCCGATGACGGATGCTTTCTTCTGAGTCACGTTAATTCCCTCCAAAAAAGGCCGGAGATTGCTCTCCAGCCTCCCATATGCCTTTGTCAATCTTTCTTTGTCTC containing:
- a CDS encoding MFS transporter produces the protein MNNQRWLSISFFIFFFTWGVFLPYWTGWLTIEKGLSVKDASIVMGAGMIVRSFSTFLVFPYLTERTSYVRVMKWTTVLSLLLAVLYIPEAPFIALFIITVLFSAVYPIILPAVESGASVLMQKEHVHYGKSRSFGSIGYTVALLLVGTATAIWNEQAILYMMIAGLAIAALFYSRPAPAVLQSIPDRKDPRNRKNGLKTLFATKGFTVIMVLAILLQGAHASYYNYGFLFLDDLDVNGFYIGIILNIAVLFEILFFAKADRFLTDMRISTMFLIAAVGSTVRWVLVFLFPTAFVFIATQLLHAASFGIAHYAFIQYISKKLPNSQIAAAQGFYAAFAMSLSTAILTFPAGFLYEISPGTAFLGMTVCSIPAIFIVLATRKRLAY